A stretch of DNA from Pyramidobacter porci:
AGGCGCCGCGCTCAGATGGAGAGGAAAGGTTGCGCTCCCGAAGGGCAGCTGAAATCCGTCGTCCAGCTCGACGGCGAAAACTCCCGTGCCGACGCTCCGCGCGCCGACGTCGTAGCGCCACCGGCCTTCGGCGCTGCCGGCGTGCAGGACCAGTTCGCGGAAGTCGGGATCCTCGTCCAATTCCATGGCGGCGGCCGCCGCTTTGCTGAAAATTTGTTCCAGCGGCCTCGCGCCGTCGTTGAAGAGAGCTTTTACGTTCTCGCAGCTCATGGAAAGACGGCTTTCTTCCTTGAAAAAAGGCGAAACCAGCTGCGCCGTGGTCACCGCCTCGGCGGGAACGGCCCACAGCGCAGCAGCGAGAAACAGCGGCGTTGTTCGGTACGATAGGAAAGACATGCGATCGCTCCTTTTATGTCGGATAGTCAACGCGGATGAGACGGACTCAATATAATGAAAATGTTTTCCGAAATCAAGCGCATTTTTGAAGACGCCGCGCGGCACGTTTTTGACGGGCCCATGCCGCTGTGGTAAAATGTCACGCTAACCGGCGAGGCGTTCACTTTCGGGAAAGTCTCGCGGGCGGCTCTCCGCAAACGGGCGGCCGCTGATTTTCATCATCCTTCAAAGGAAGAGTCGATCGAGATGTCGTTACTGGATATTGTCGGCCCGGTGATGATCGGGCCGTCTTCGAGCCATACCGCCGGCGCCGTCAGGATCGGCATGCTGGCGCGCCGCCTCTGGGGCTGGAAGCGGCCGCTGCGTTCCGCCAAACTGTTCCTGCGCGGCTCTTTCGCCGCCACCTATTGGGGGCACGGCACTGACCGCGGGCTGGTGGCCGGCCTGCTGCGCATGCAGCCCGACGATCTGCGCATTCCCCGATCGTTTGAAGTCGCCCGCGCGGAAGGGCTGGATTTTTCTTTCGACACGGAAGAGATCGACGGCGCGCATCCCAATTCCGTGCGCGTCGTCATGTCGGACGGCGCGGAACGGTGCGAGGTCGTCGGCGCGTCCATCGGCGGCGGCGCCGTGGAGCTGCGCGCCGTCGACGGTTTTCCCATGGTCGTGCCGTTCGACCAGCCGGCGCTGATCGTCATGCACCGCGACCAGCCGGGCGTCGTTTCGGCCATTACCGGCGAGTTTTACCGCCTCGGGCTCAACGTGGCGCGCATGGAGATGGAGCGCCGCGTGCGCGGCGGCATGGCCGTTTTCGTGTTCGTTCTCGACGGTGCCGTTCCCGCCGATCTGGACGAGCGGATCCGGACGATCGTTCCCGCCTGCCAGCGCGTGATCCTGTTGAAAAGCGCCGAGGAAGGAGCTTCCGCATGAGATCCCTTGAAGAATTGATCGCCCGCGCCGGCGAGCGCGGCTCGCTGCCGGAAGCCGTCCTCGCCATGGACGCCGAAGAGCAGATGATTGACGTAGCCGCGCTGCGTCCGCGGCTGCGCG
This window harbors:
- the sdaAB gene encoding L-serine ammonia-lyase, iron-sulfur-dependent subunit beta codes for the protein MSLLDIVGPVMIGPSSSHTAGAVRIGMLARRLWGWKRPLRSAKLFLRGSFAATYWGHGTDRGLVAGLLRMQPDDLRIPRSFEVARAEGLDFSFDTEEIDGAHPNSVRVVMSDGAERCEVVGASIGGGAVELRAVDGFPMVVPFDQPALIVMHRDQPGVVSAITGEFYRLGLNVARMEMERRVRGGMAVFVFVLDGAVPADLDERIRTIVPACQRVILLKSAEEGASA